DNA sequence from the Nicotiana tomentosiformis chromosome 3, ASM39032v3, whole genome shotgun sequence genome:
ccatctggaaccgagatacgaattccctcaacatttcgttgtccttttgtttcaccttgaagaggtccgacttcctagttgcaacctttatttctccggcatgtgccttttatgaaggagtctgcaagcgTGGCGAAGGAATtgatggaattaggcggcaaattgtggtaccatatcattgctcctttcgacaaggtttctccaaatttcttcagtaaaacagattcaatatcatcgtcttccaagtcatcctcttttattgtgcatgtataagaagtgacatgctcattagggtcggtggtcccattgtacttaggaatttttttggaatgggtttcggagccgcacttggagggaaaggtttctgtacaaatttctttgaatccacaCCCTTTAGAGTCGGCGGTacccccggtatttggtcaacccgggagttgtatgtctctactttcttgccatttgcctcgattttcttttctccctattcaatccgtttagtgagctcctcgaacattttcataatggcggggtcagcCCCCGATTCGTTGGCATTCGACATTTCCAGCACATGCTCGGTCctgtggacgacttctggttcgatcctactaggtgttgattttgtagttgtgctatagcagCTTGTtaagcctgtaacatttcgaatatcaattggaggctaactccaccatcttctcctccctgcgtacctcgaccactTGATTGAACTTCCCTGCGTACactaccttcgggatcaacgcccaaatttgcatttagggcgacatgtgaactgatatcgacgggatttgcaattggtgctccctcgaggtcagTCTGAGGCACCTCGATTCCAGGGGCAACTATGTTGTCATTTTTCCCGTAAAATCCGAGgctgttgtcaccatgtgtaggcactgcatgtgagtttgacatgtttatcctgaaaacaaagtttcttacgagaacaagtgtaaagcagtgtgtgttatcggaatcagtattaagcaatcactattatcctagGCCCCGCGGTGGGTGACACACTGTTTACCCTTAAagttggataacaattaaacttataatgtggttctaaggatacattATTTCACTTAATGCCGATAGATAAATATGAGGATGGGTAATAGaaattaataataaagtaaagcaaatcggtgttagaatggaactgagccttcgagtttggataccctcgaactggttgatgccaGAACAATTAaagtataacaagctgatgaacaatagtataaacgagaaagagaattatattgctttttatATCTGTCAACCGTGtcctacaaatgattagaaccccctttCTATTGTAAAGGAATCCCACTTATGGTATGATtataattacagaaggaaatcacatgattagctaattaaccgtttctgatttgatctgttccgagatttatgccatgattttcgaccagtcacggatatctcgcctttttgttattatgctatcttcgatcttgctcgatgtctgtctcatttggtttcgatcgctactagcctcgatctcgaccggtacctcggttctgaactcggtacctagTCCTCATAATTTTGTTTGTTCCATTATGAGACTGTCATTCGATACAATTTCCCGATCTCGGTTAAATAGTAAAATTGGCTGGgctcgattttaaccgtatacaaagtACTTTGAGTATTCATCAAGTACGTTGATAAATCAAAATGTGTAGCTGGTTTAACaaacttataagcttagccaaataCTCTTTTAATCGAGAAATTAATGACGTTTTCAATATCGATAACAACTCCCCTCCTGTTTAGTTCGATTTGGAAATCCTCTTCGTGATTTCCAACAAAAGAATAGCTAAAGGATGTCAGACTAGTGCGTGTTGGGTGGCTTATCTCGCAATTCATCTAGAGAATGAATTATGCCTCAATGTTGATGATTTATAAGTTGATTCAAGCTAGCACCGAATTAAATGACGATACAACTTTAGTACCATACCTCTGGGGACTCCTCTTTGCAGCAAATCCACTTTAATAGTAAATTTATTTCTAGTTAAAGTAATTTGATTTCAATTAATTCCTTTTCTATTATGTTTTTTTCTATCAATGCTTGAATTCAGCGTTGATCAAATAGTTGATTCAAGATAGCACAAAAATTCGCCGTGATCTTCTTTGCTGCAGATCCACTCCAAAAGTAACTATttgattaatttaaataatttaaattcaaattaatttctttttatattttactttcgTAGCAAGGTTTGAATCTAGTGCTGATGATTTATCAGTTGATTCAAAACAACATCGGAATAAGTTCGGCCGAATGACGGCACAACACATGCCGCCATACCTCGGAAAACTCTCACGTGCCACATTTCCACTCTAAATGTGAGTAATCATTTTACTAATTGCAGTAATTCGAATTAAATTTAATTCCTTTTTGTTCGATAATTTTGAATTCGGTAAAAGTAATTAGATAAATTCATACATTTCTTAACATTTTGGTTATTCCGGCGAGTAGATTTATTCGATGCTTGTATTGTTAATTGAATGTAACTAGATATTTTAACAAATTAGTCAATGTACATGTAAATTGTTCCAAACACTATTTAAGAAAGTAATATGGGACTGGTACTCATGATTAATAGAAAATGAATGTATCAAGATGTTATTTTGAAATGTAAGACGGACGTCAAAGCtgctttaaaatccaacacattgCTTTCTCACTCTTTCATGTCCGGCCCCTCACCCCTTCTTTCCCAAATCCGAACACTGTTTTCAGTCACTCTTGTAATCCTAGTGAAGATTTAACTTTGTTGAGTGTAAGTCTTTATACCAAAAGACTTATTATGCAAAATTTCATATTCAAAACTGTGCTGGAGTGAGCCTCTTTGTGGAGGGTTTAAAAAGCCCTAATTTTTCCATCTGGGTTATTGAGATTTAGGGTTTTAATCAAAACCCAAATCTCTTTTTTCCCCTTTAGACCTACAAAATAGTGAATTGAAGCTGTTATGTTGTGTACATAATGTGCAATTCCTTGTATTAGGTTTTAGATTTTGTGGATCTTTGTGTGTTTGATTTTAGGGAAATGGATGGGCGGAGAATATGTGCGAGTCCTCGTCCATGTTGTGGGAGGAGGGTGGTGGCGAAGAAGCGGCCACGTGGAGGGGTTGATGGGTTTGTGAATAGCGTCAAGAAGCTACAACGGAGGGAGATTTCTTCGAAACGTGACCGTTCTTTTAGTATGAGCGATGCCCAGGAGCGCTTTCGGAACATTCGCTTACAGGTTTGATTGATCCTTTTGCTCAATTCCTGGTGTTGGATTTAATTTATTGCTCAGCTTTTGTGTTACTCTGTAAGCGGAGATTTGATTTATTACagaattattggttttatgttgGTTGAGAGGAATTGGGGATACGAATAGTCAGTTCTTGAGTTTATGACCTAAAATTTGATTACTTCGTGATTCGTCAATGGCTGATACTTGTTTGGGGTCCTAATAGGCAAATTAACAGTTTGTTTCCATTTGAGTAATTTTATGTGAAGAAATGAGGATTTTGGCAAGTGGACTGTGGACTTGTAATTGTATTGGTGAATTGATGTAAGGCTGTGGTTGGTAAAGTGTGTGTTTATTAACAGTTTTGTCACTGGAGTTATCAGAGTGAATATAGAAGTAAACGTAAAAGTTGTTTACGGTGAAATAGGGAAGCGAAGAAGAAGATATGTAAGAATCACCCCTTCATTAGCACAGTCAGAATATTAACTGGAATACTATGACATCAtataattataacttaaatttcCCGTTTTGTAGGCAAAATAATGATAATTATTAGATGTTATCCGTCACAAAAATATATTATGTTCCATTACAGTTGTGATATTCAATGTCTATGAGTTGATATTACATCTTAAGTTGTTTGACTTAAATTAATTTAACGTTTTAATTGAACCAGTGAGTAATAGTATGAAACAGACTTCTTATTGCTTTGTTGAGGGGATGCATTAAGAGAGCAGGTGGTATTAGAGAGCTGATGGTTTATATCTAAGCAGTATATGCCTTTTGCATGTTTATTCTCGAACCTCTTGTTCTATGATGCGAAGTCTTTTGCTGATTTCGTGTACAAAGTTGATTATCCAGATAACGGATCTTTTTATGTGATTTGTTCCATAATTGATGCCTGACTAATTTATGATTGATTTTTTTGTTCACCTTTtagattacaacaacaacaacaacaacaaacccagctTAATCCCATTTCACCTTCTAGATTCTTGAAATTAAATATTTCCATGAACAATTGACCAAGGTTAGTGGGAATTCTGGCTAGCTGGCTGGACACGACGGTTATAAAAAAAGGCAGAATACCCTAATAGACACTCATACTTTCACCGTTTTGACATTCCGGTCCTCATACTTTACGAGTTTTCATCTAGACATGTCCACTTGATCAAAGTCAATCCTTTAAACACTTCTAACCGAGTGTGTACCTCAATTGTGCTGAGTGGGTAACACATCAGCAGCCACCTCGGAAAAAGACTGCCACATTATTTATTTTCTCAGCAAGTATTTTCTTgtagagaaaagaagaaaaatccCAAACGACTCCTTTACCAACAAGAACCATTCCATAGTACACCTCATTCCTTATCTCACTACCGTGAACCACTCCATAACCCCCACTGAAGATCACCCTTCCATATCTCATCAGGCAGAACCCTTCTTCATCCATAAGTACAGCCTCACCCATTAACTTCTCCCCAATGTTACCGCTGGTAaccacataaaaaaaaaaaattagccgTCGCAAAAAATTCTCTTCACTGTAACCAAATAATCGGCAGCCTCCACCTTCCTCTAAAAATCACCGGTGGGAATCACCATAAAATCCCCCATCTCTTCTTCATCCcttgtaaaaaagaaaaaaggaaaacccCAAATCGGACCGCCAACATCTCGAAATCACCTGAAGAACTGATTAATTGGAATTTCGTTGCCTCTGTCATTGTTTTTAGTAAAGAACTGATCAATTTATTTTGAGTTAacagaaaaaaaggaagaagaaaacaaaggAACTTCTAGAAGTTAAGTGGAGAAATCAATTGGGTTttcattatattatatatatagaaAATGAAAGAATAAATAAAAGgttattttattaaaaacatAGAAAGTTAATATATTTCTATCtgattttgaaattttgaagccTTAGCCATTGTTTTCGGTGGTGTCGAGGAAAAAAGAGGGAGGGGGACAAGGTGTTTGGAATGACATGGAGGAGGGGAGAAACTGAGGAAGAGCAGAAAATGGGGGAGGGGAGGAGAGGAGAGGAGATTGGGTTTTCAAAAtttagttttgattaattttataactttatttcttttcaattttttttgatTTTAATCCTTTTATAATAATCAAAATTAGTAGTATCACTCTCTTTGCAGGCGTGAATTACACGCAATTTGTCCATCTCAGACATATCAAAGCCACACAAGCTCGGTCAACGGTTAGAGGGGTTTAAAATATTAGTTTTGATCACGTGGAGGTGTCTAGATGAAAACTCGTAAATTATGAGGACCGGGATGTCAAAACAATGCAAGTATGAGTGTCTATTACGCTATTCTGCCCAAAAAAAGCATTTAGTGAGAGTTGTCTTTTTGTGTTTCTAGAAGCATGCATAGCTATCAGGCTGAGGAAACAAGAACATGGTTTACAGATTGTGGCCTTTTGAGGGCTGGTTTTATTCAAAAGAAGAATTTCATCATTGCTAGATCTTTAGATACATGTATTTTCTTGAAATGATGTAGCACGTATTTATGGCTTGTTTCCTGGATGTGATTCAGTATTTCATCAAAAAATAGTATTCAGTTAGTTGAAGATGCTATTTTCATCACATAtatattcttgttaattaattcTGCTGACACTTCTCTGTAATTACATGTGATCTCAGGAGGAATATGACACCCATGACCCTAAGGGACATTGTGCCATGGTACTTCCTTTTCTCAGGAAAAGATCAAAGATAATTGAGATAGTTGCTGCACGTGATATTGTCTTTGCCCTCGCGCAATCTGGTGTATGTGCAGCATTTAGTCGAGGTAAAGCATATTGTCTTGATATTTTTTTCCTGCATATTTTTATCCCTGCTTTTGTCTGGCACCTCTGTGTAGGTGCCATGACCTTAAGTAAATTAATACATATCTTTACAAATGCAGAGACTAACGAGAGAATATGCTTTCTGAACGTCAGTCCAGATGAAGTTATAAGAAGCTTGTTTTACAATAAAAACAATGACTCGCTTATCACTGTTTCAGTCTATGCTTCAGATAATTTCAGTTCCTTGAAATGCAGAACCACAAGGATTGAGTATGTGATAACTATTGCGCTTGGTTGCTCTCTTTCATATGTTCTTTTTATCAACTTCTAATCTTATATAGTTGATAAAATTAGATACATTCGGAGGGGTAAACCAGATGCTGGCTTTGCTCTATTCGAGTCAGAGTCATTAAAATGGCCTGGTTTTGTGGAGTTCGATGATGTCAATGGAAAAGTACTTACTTACTCCGCCCAGGATAGGTGACTGTTCTATTCCtgtttttattttcaaagagaCCCGACAAAAGGTCATATGttttttattgttgttaattTGCTGTTGTACTTACGGAACTCTTCTCACTTTCATCAGCATATACAAGGTGTTTGACCTGAAGAATTATTCAATGTTATATTCAATCTCAGACAAAAATGTTCAAGAGATTAAAATCAGGTAAACTCATTACTTTGCATCGTCTCTACAGAAACGCTGGTCGTTGTATTTGTTGCATGAGTAATTGTGTGGAAACTTGTCTGCATTTTAGGCTTCTTCCTCCGGGCGTCATTCCAAGTCAATAAGCTATTGTAATTATACTTGATCCCTGTTAGACTACCATATAAATGCTTTAGCTAGAAATGAAAGTTTAGCTTTTCTGGGGGAATGGTTTAAAATGGCAATTTTACTTGTGCCCATTTCATGTTTGCTTGAGTCGCTACCCATTTTAAGTTTATTATATCGTCAATCTTGTGTATTGCTCCGTTTCTATTTCTTCGTCTTTCTGTTTTCTTCTGTGTGTCCAGATGTTCCATAAGAGCTTTTGTTTGTTTTTGTTATAATAACATAATATTTCAAGATCTCATATTTGAAACTATGACCAAGTGAAGAAAGGATGTTCTAGGTAATGTGGGTTCATTTCACTAAATGGAGTTCAGTTATTTGTGTTTTACGAGTGTATTCTCCATAATTTTGCTGTGGTTTGACTCGGAAGACCTGGATTTCTGtcctatatattttttaaaaatctttcCCCTCTTTTCTTTTAAGCAGTCCAGGAATCATGTTGTTGATATTTACCAAAGCTAGTGGCCACGTACCTCTGAAGATTCTGTCCATTGAGGACGGTACTGTTCTTAAATCTTTCAACCATCTTCTTCACCGAAATAAGAAGGTGGATTTCATTGAACAGTTTAATGAAAAGCTTCTTGTCAAGCAAGAGAACGAGAATCTTCAGATTCTGGATGTGAGTAGCTATCTATGTTTAACAACTCATCTGTCTTCCTTTTTCATCATTTCTAATGTCTACTGGATGTAGGTACGCAATTCTGAGTTGACAGAAGTTAGCAGGACTGAGTTCATGACCCCCTCAGCATTCATATTTCTGTATGAAAACCAGTTGTTCTTGACATTCAGAAACAGAACAGTAGCTGTTTGGAACTTCCGCGGGGAGCTTGTTACTTCATTTGAGGATCACCTTTTATGGCATCCTGATTGCAACACTAACAACATTTACATAACTAGTGATCAGGATCTTATTATTTCATACTGCAAAGCTGATTCCGATGATCCCTTATCTGAAGGAAATGGTATGTTAGATTTCAGGAATTTCTCAAGTCTTGCTTGATGACTGAAAACAACAATACTTCTTTAATTCCATTTTAAGTGACCTGGCTTCATGCTGTTTAAGAGTAAACTCTTTGAATGGTGGATATTGACTTATCATTATCATTGCTGCTGCTACTGTTGCTGCTGCTGTGCTGCTACTGTTATTTTTTCttgttatcatcatcatcatcatcatcatcatcatttacattattattgttcttatTAAAGTCAGTTTTTTttgttattattatcatcatcatcttcttcaaatATTGGATTGGTACGGGTCTAACTTGACTGATATGATTTGTGAGGATTCATATGGCTGACTCGAACTAGCTAGGAATGGacaaattgttattgttgttgtttggtaTAGAGGAGTCTAAATAATTGTCTGAAATGTGAAAAGATAAAGAGGTTGTTTGGAAACATGTTACATTATTTGAAATAACTTATTATAGTATTAGTTTATATAAGTTGTGATTGTTGGATGAAAAAAAATAGCCATTTTAATAGAAGAGGTCAAAATTTTGGGACCCACTCTACATAAAGTAGGCCAATTAAAATGGCAAGGAGTCGATAAGCGTTTGGATGGCTGTATATCATGATAAATTTGATCAATCTGCCACATATGTATTCATGTATTACAGAGTGCCTCACACACATTAGTAAGCTTAGAGCTAGGGAGCACATATGTAACCTGGATGGCTGGACTAGTgggatttattatttatttattttttgccgTTTCATATACTTTTATGAATTTCTTCTGAGCATGAGTATTCTGGTTTGGCAGCGGGATCTATTAATGTCAGCAATATTCTGACCGGAAAATGCCTTGCTAAAATAAAAGCAACCAGTGGCCTCACTGCTGATGATTGTAGTG
Encoded proteins:
- the LOC104101522 gene encoding uncharacterized protein isoform X1; protein product: MEMDGRRICASPRPCCGRRVVAKKRPRGGVDGFVNSVKKLQRREISSKRDRSFSMSDAQERFRNIRLQEEYDTHDPKGHCAMVLPFLRKRSKIIEIVAARDIVFALAQSGVCAAFSRETNERICFLNVSPDEVIRSLFYNKNNDSLITVSVYASDNFSSLKCRTTRIEYIRRGKPDAGFALFESESLKWPGFVEFDDVNGKVLTYSAQDSIYKVFDLKNYSMLYSISDKNVQEIKISPGIMLLIFTKASGHVPLKILSIEDGTVLKSFNHLLHRNKKVDFIEQFNEKLLVKQENENLQILDVRNSELTEVSRTEFMTPSAFIFLYENQLFLTFRNRTVAVWNFRGELVTSFEDHLLWHPDCNTNNIYITSDQDLIISYCKADSDDPLSEGNAGSINVSNILTGKCLAKIKATSGLTADDCSASSSGPGGKCCNSQKRVQASRIRSTVAEALEDITALFYDEERNEIYTGNRLGLVHVWSN
- the LOC104101522 gene encoding uncharacterized protein isoform X2; translation: MDGRRICASPRPCCGRRVVAKKRPRGGVDGFVNSVKKLQRREISSKRDRSFSMSDAQERFRNIRLQEEYDTHDPKGHCAMVLPFLRKRSKIIEIVAARDIVFALAQSGVCAAFSRETNERICFLNVSPDEVIRSLFYNKNNDSLITVSVYASDNFSSLKCRTTRIEYIRRGKPDAGFALFESESLKWPGFVEFDDVNGKVLTYSAQDSIYKVFDLKNYSMLYSISDKNVQEIKISPGIMLLIFTKASGHVPLKILSIEDGTVLKSFNHLLHRNKKVDFIEQFNEKLLVKQENENLQILDVRNSELTEVSRTEFMTPSAFIFLYENQLFLTFRNRTVAVWNFRGELVTSFEDHLLWHPDCNTNNIYITSDQDLIISYCKADSDDPLSEGNAGSINVSNILTGKCLAKIKATSGLTADDCSASSSGPGGKCCNSQKRVQASRIRSTVAEALEDITALFYDEERNEIYTGNRLGLVHVWSN